In Candidatus Margulisiibacteriota bacterium, a single window of DNA contains:
- the lepB gene encoding signal peptidase I, with protein sequence MGKFIRSTLAVLAAIAIALFIKAFIIEFHLIPTGSMIPNINVGDRIIVNRFYFGIQNPLYEIKQKKSIMLLMANPFYKKNLAFSDKKYILKFNKKIKRFDVIVFFPPEVPVEGLKYYFSPGSDPVYFEPPSLIGERYVKRVIGLPGEILEIKNGDVYINNKKLTEPQTRNEDFSDFGPIRIPAHNYFMMGDNRPRSSDSRVWGTVPENDILGKAWVVIWPLSSIKLVK encoded by the coding sequence ATGGGAAAATTCATCAGATCTACTCTGGCTGTGCTTGCCGCGATTGCTATAGCTTTATTTATTAAGGCTTTTATTATAGAGTTTCATTTAATTCCAACTGGTTCTATGATCCCCAATATAAATGTCGGCGATCGTATTATCGTAAATCGCTTTTATTTCGGTATTCAGAACCCTTTGTACGAAATAAAGCAAAAAAAATCTATAATGCTTTTAATGGCTAACCCTTTTTATAAAAAAAATTTAGCGTTTTCTGACAAAAAATATATTCTCAAGTTCAATAAAAAAATCAAACGTTTTGATGTAATTGTTTTTTTTCCACCTGAGGTTCCGGTTGAAGGTTTAAAGTATTACTTTTCACCTGGAAGTGATCCTGTTTACTTTGAGCCGCCAAGTCTGATTGGAGAGAGGTACGTAAAAAGAGTTATAGGTCTTCCCGGAGAAATCCTTGAAATAAAAAATGGTGATGTATACATAAATAATAAAAAATTAACCGAACCGCAAACACGTAATGAGGACTTCAGCGACTTCGGACCTATTCGCATTCCTGCACATAACTACTTCATGATGGGCGATAATCGTCCAAGGAGCAGTGATAGTAGGGTCTGGGGTACTGTTCCCGAAAACGATATTTTAGGTAAAGCCTGGGTTGTTATTTGGCCATTGTCTTCAATAAAACTTGTTAAATAA
- the gyrA gene encoding DNA gyrase subunit A, with protein MGDQGELFSVYNVKKINIEDEMKTSYIDYAMSVIVGRALPDVRDGLKPVHRRILYAMYEQGITHDKPYKKSARVVGEVLGKYHPHGDTAVYDSLVRMAQDFSLRYMLIDGQGNFGSVDGDNPAAMRYTETRMSKIAAEMLQDIEKNTVDFSPNFDESLKEPTVLPAKLPNLLVNGSSGIAVGMATNIPPHNLTEVIDAIVALIENPELNIMQLMQYIKAPDFPTGGMICGQKGIIDAYLTGKGIIKIQSKYHVEENKTKKKKAIIVTEIPYTVNKAQLIIRIAELVKDKTIDGISDIRDESDRKGMRIYIEIKKDANEDVIINQLLKNTQMLISYGINVVALDNGQPKQLNLKELLTKYIEHRFIVVKRGVEFDLKKAEARAHILEGLRIAINNLDDVIALIKASANADEARAKLVKRFKLSEIQAQAILDMRLQRLTGLEREKIEEEYAELLEKIKDMKDILAKKERIMDIIKADALEIKDRFGDKRKTELTTDFEEINLEDLIQEETVVVFITKFGFVKRLSLDTFRNQLRGGRGIGGMVTREGDVIEKVFITSTHDYLVCFTSIGKAYKTKVYHIQEESRYSKGSNISNLLKLGENEKVTTGTIMNDFESGKFLFFTTRKGVVKKVKFEDFKNIRSNGIIAINLDEGDELRWVEVTDGQKEILLVSKLGMVIHFKEDQVRTTGRTARGVRGMALKQGDQIVVNSVINSAEDQSSLLLISEKGIGKRTKLKDYRLQKRAGMGLRGIKLKDKDSLAGGAVVELDDEVIIVSEKGTVSRQNVKSISLQGRAARGVRVQKLDDGDRVVSFDKILKEEKE; from the coding sequence ATGGGAGATCAAGGAGAATTATTTTCAGTGTATAACGTTAAAAAGATAAACATAGAAGACGAAATGAAAACTTCCTATATCGATTATGCGATGAGCGTAATAGTCGGAAGAGCTTTACCCGATGTACGTGACGGACTGAAACCGGTTCACAGAAGAATTTTATACGCCATGTATGAACAGGGCATTACTCATGATAAGCCTTATAAAAAAAGCGCCAGGGTAGTCGGTGAAGTTTTAGGTAAATATCATCCTCACGGTGATACAGCAGTTTATGATTCCCTGGTACGTATGGCGCAGGATTTTTCACTCAGATATATGCTTATTGATGGTCAGGGTAACTTTGGCTCTGTAGACGGAGATAATCCTGCGGCAATGAGATATACCGAGACCAGAATGAGTAAAATAGCTGCCGAAATGTTACAGGATATAGAAAAAAATACTGTAGATTTTTCACCTAATTTTGACGAATCCCTCAAAGAACCGACAGTATTGCCGGCAAAATTACCTAATTTACTGGTTAATGGAAGTTCAGGAATAGCAGTAGGAATGGCTACAAATATTCCTCCACATAATTTAACAGAAGTAATAGATGCGATAGTAGCACTCATTGAAAACCCGGAGTTGAACATTATGCAACTAATGCAGTATATTAAAGCTCCTGATTTTCCTACGGGCGGTATGATTTGCGGGCAAAAGGGCATTATTGATGCATATCTGACCGGAAAAGGAATCATTAAAATCCAGTCAAAATATCATGTTGAAGAAAATAAAACTAAAAAAAAGAAAGCCATTATAGTTACCGAAATACCTTACACCGTAAATAAAGCTCAATTAATAATTCGAATAGCCGAACTTGTGAAAGACAAGACTATTGATGGGATATCCGATATTCGAGACGAGTCTGACCGTAAAGGAATGAGAATTTATATAGAAATAAAAAAAGACGCTAATGAAGATGTAATTATTAATCAACTTCTGAAAAACACCCAGATGCTTATCAGTTACGGAATCAATGTTGTAGCGCTGGATAATGGTCAACCCAAGCAGTTAAACCTTAAGGAATTACTGACAAAATATATTGAGCACAGGTTTATTGTTGTAAAAAGGGGAGTGGAATTTGACCTTAAAAAAGCTGAAGCCAGAGCCCATATATTGGAAGGTTTACGGATTGCCATTAACAATCTGGACGACGTTATTGCCCTTATTAAAGCCAGCGCAAATGCTGATGAAGCAAGAGCTAAACTGGTAAAACGCTTCAAACTATCGGAAATCCAGGCACAGGCAATCCTGGATATGAGGCTGCAGCGCTTAACCGGTCTGGAAAGAGAAAAGATTGAGGAAGAATATGCCGAACTTCTGGAAAAAATTAAAGATATGAAAGACATTTTAGCTAAAAAAGAAAGAATAATGGATATTATAAAAGCTGATGCCCTGGAAATAAAAGATCGTTTCGGCGACAAGCGTAAAACAGAACTGACTACAGATTTTGAGGAAATTAACCTGGAAGATTTAATACAGGAAGAAACTGTAGTTGTTTTTATTACTAAATTCGGTTTTGTAAAAAGACTTTCTCTGGATACCTTTAGAAATCAGTTGCGTGGAGGCAGAGGAATCGGGGGCATGGTAACACGCGAAGGAGATGTGATTGAAAAAGTATTTATTACCTCAACGCATGATTACCTTGTTTGTTTTACATCTATAGGTAAAGCCTATAAAACCAAAGTTTATCATATACAGGAAGAATCCAGATATAGTAAAGGTTCGAATATATCTAACCTTTTAAAATTAGGCGAGAATGAAAAAGTAACCACAGGAACTATCATGAACGATTTTGAATCAGGAAAATTCCTGTTTTTTACAACCCGCAAAGGAGTAGTGAAAAAGGTAAAATTTGAGGATTTCAAAAACATACGCTCCAACGGTATTATTGCTATAAACCTTGATGAGGGAGATGAACTGCGCTGGGTGGAAGTGACTGATGGCCAGAAAGAAATATTACTCGTCAGCAAACTGGGTATGGTTATTCATTTTAAGGAGGATCAAGTTCGCACAACCGGAAGAACTGCCCGTGGAGTAAGGGGTATGGCCTTAAAACAGGGAGATCAAATAGTGGTTAACAGCGTAATTAATTCCGCTGAAGATCAGTCCAGCTTGTTATTGATTTCCGAAAAAGGAATCGGCAAACGTACCAAATTGAAAGACTACAGACTGCAGAAAAGGGCAGGGATGGGACTTCGGGGAATAAAACTTAAAGATAAAGACAGTCTTGCGGGTGGAGCTGTAGTGGAACTTGACGATGAAGTCATTATTGTTTCCGAAAAAGGAACAGTATCCAGACAAAATGTGAAAAGCATATCTTTACAGGGAAGAGCTGCCAGAGGAGTTAGAGTTCAGAAACTTGATGATGGTGACAGGGTAGTGTCCTTTGATAAAATTTTAAAAGAGGAAAAAGAGTAG
- a CDS encoding OmpA family protein, which translates to MSKRKKIQHEEGESPIGFVMFGDLMSQLLCFFILLFVFASQYVSKTQGTTYEEFLKKISDNFKKVVEEKKVLKKETVAEKQKSAVQEEKAELKIAKEIITLVNNEKLNDYISVILEEKKIRIILQQPILFDSGHAELKESAKGILSDIGQILMKVKNPIDIEGHTDTVPIHTDKYDSNWDLSFDRAYSVIKYMVNEVKMSPLKMHAIGYGEYRPIVPNDTDEDKAKNRRVEINIYLNEKVTVN; encoded by the coding sequence ATGAGTAAAAGAAAAAAAATACAACACGAGGAAGGCGAGAGCCCGATCGGATTTGTAATGTTCGGCGACTTGATGTCGCAGTTATTATGTTTTTTTATTTTATTATTCGTATTTGCCTCCCAATATGTATCTAAAACACAAGGCACAACATACGAAGAATTTTTAAAAAAAATCAGCGACAATTTCAAAAAAGTGGTGGAAGAAAAAAAGGTTTTGAAAAAGGAAACTGTTGCAGAGAAACAAAAATCAGCAGTTCAGGAAGAAAAGGCAGAACTCAAGATTGCCAAAGAAATCATCACCCTGGTCAATAATGAAAAACTAAATGATTATATCAGTGTCATTTTGGAGGAAAAGAAAATCAGAATTATCTTGCAACAACCGATTCTTTTTGACAGCGGGCATGCGGAATTGAAGGAATCTGCCAAAGGAATACTTAGTGACATAGGTCAAATTTTAATGAAGGTAAAAAACCCCATTGATATTGAAGGTCATACAGATACTGTTCCTATCCACACCGACAAATACGATTCAAACTGGGATCTGTCATTTGACCGGGCTTATTCAGTAATAAAATATATGGTAAACGAAGTTAAAATGTCCCCGCTCAAGATGCATGCTATCGGTTATGGAGAGTACAGACCCATTGTTCCTAATGATACCGATGAGGATAAAGCAAAGAACAGACGAGTGGAAATCAATATTTATTTAAATGAAAAAGTAACCGTTAATTAG
- the trmD gene encoding tRNA (guanosine(37)-N1)-methyltransferase TrmD, producing MFKTNIKKLDILTLFPDIIKAYLAESIIKRAIDSKKINIDVHNIRDCTEDKHHQVDDVPYGGSTGMVLQPGPIKKTLDKLRKKNTCVIVFSPVGNTLNMDIIKELLAKPHLILISGHYEGIDRRVDNYVDRKISVGDYVLTGGELPALLLSDALIRLLPGVLGNTNSFQEDSFFNNLLDWDVYTRPKKFENFTVPDILLSGNHKKIERWKKRSAIINTLRYKPDLLARHKPDEEEEKIIKHYFLEEDCDE from the coding sequence ATGTTTAAAACCAATATAAAAAAACTGGATATACTAACCTTGTTCCCCGATATCATTAAGGCCTATCTTGCTGAAAGCATAATTAAAAGAGCTATCGATTCAAAAAAAATTAACATTGATGTACATAATATCAGGGATTGTACCGAGGACAAACATCATCAGGTTGATGATGTTCCTTATGGCGGGAGTACGGGAATGGTCTTACAGCCGGGACCCATTAAAAAAACATTGGATAAACTACGAAAAAAAAATACCTGTGTAATTGTTTTCTCGCCTGTTGGTAACACATTAAATATGGATATAATTAAAGAACTTCTCGCCAAACCCCATCTTATTCTAATTTCCGGTCATTATGAAGGAATTGACAGGCGTGTTGATAATTATGTTGACCGGAAAATTTCCGTCGGCGATTATGTTTTAACAGGTGGGGAACTCCCTGCGTTATTGCTTTCAGATGCGCTGATCAGGCTTTTGCCCGGTGTTTTGGGAAATACAAATTCCTTTCAAGAAGACTCTTTTTTTAATAACCTGCTGGATTGGGATGTTTACACCCGCCCTAAAAAATTTGAAAATTTTACAGTTCCTGATATACTACTCTCCGGTAATCATAAAAAAATAGAGCGTTGGAAAAAAAGAAGTGCTATAATAAATACCCTTCGTTATAAACCGGACCTGCTGGCTCGGCATAAACCCGACGAAGAAGAAGAAAAAATTATTAAACACTATTTTTTAGAGGAGGACTGTGATGAGTAA
- the rpsP gene encoding 30S ribosomal protein S16: MAVHIKLQRRGKNKQPIYRVVVQDSEVARNGKVIDVLGIYNPIKTPSIIEINEEKSKIWLGKGALPTKTVERIFITKGILPPKEKNKKEDVKKD, translated from the coding sequence ATGGCCGTACATATAAAACTACAAAGAAGAGGAAAAAACAAGCAGCCCATATACAGGGTCGTAGTACAAGATTCAGAAGTAGCCAGAAATGGTAAGGTAATTGATGTTCTTGGTATTTATAACCCGATTAAAACGCCAAGTATTATTGAGATAAATGAAGAAAAATCCAAAATTTGGCTGGGTAAAGGTGCTCTACCTACAAAAACTGTAGAAAGAATTTTTATTACAAAAGGGATATTGCCCCCCAAGGAAAAAAATAAAAAGGAGGACGTAAAAAAGGATTAA
- the rplS gene encoding 50S ribosomal protein L19 — protein MSKIIDELEKAQLKADLPAFNVGDTVKVSLKVIEGKKERIQSFEGIVTKVQNGGVRKNLTVRKVVDGIGVEKTFLVNSPQVPEIKVLRQGKTRRAKLFYLRERLGSKAGRIKAKDPRYN, from the coding sequence ATGAGTAAAATTATTGATGAATTGGAAAAAGCCCAACTAAAGGCCGATTTGCCAGCGTTTAATGTGGGCGACACGGTAAAGGTTAGCCTGAAGGTTATAGAGGGAAAAAAAGAAAGGATTCAGTCTTTTGAAGGTATAGTTACAAAGGTTCAAAATGGCGGAGTTCGTAAAAATTTAACCGTAAGAAAAGTTGTTGATGGTATAGGTGTAGAAAAAACCTTTCTTGTCAATTCACCTCAAGTGCCTGAAATTAAAGTCTTAAGACAGGGCAAGACTAGAAGAGCCAAGCTTTTTTATTTAAGAGAAAGATTGGGATCAAAAGCCGGACGTATTAAAGCTAAAGATCCGCGCTATAATTAA
- the rimM gene encoding ribosome maturation factor RimM (Essential for efficient processing of 16S rRNA) — translation MISLPVPLETSTVPIGFIRTTHGLIGGLKIGFFRDDYKPLLKFTSSLFIDRTLFHIKKVSWQHNGAVLLIEEIISLEEAKKYKDCVVSVDEQLIEKHLVANKYLSETWIGFNVFDISRQAVGSVDHIIYTGSNDVLSVSTADHKELLVPVTGDFIIKQDHKNKLLVIKIPEYV, via the coding sequence GTGATATCCCTCCCTGTTCCCCTGGAAACCTCGACCGTTCCAATAGGTTTTATTCGTACTACCCATGGTTTAATCGGAGGATTAAAAATTGGGTTTTTTCGTGATGATTATAAACCCCTTTTGAAATTCACCTCTTCTCTTTTTATTGACCGGACCCTGTTTCATATCAAAAAAGTTTCATGGCAGCATAATGGTGCTGTTCTTTTGATTGAAGAAATAATTTCTCTTGAAGAAGCTAAAAAGTATAAAGATTGCGTTGTTAGTGTGGATGAACAACTTATCGAAAAGCATCTTGTCGCAAATAAATATCTTTCTGAGACCTGGATAGGTTTTAATGTTTTTGATATTTCCCGGCAAGCAGTCGGATCGGTTGACCACATCATTTATACCGGAAGCAATGATGTGCTTTCGGTCTCTACAGCAGATCATAAGGAGCTGCTTGTGCCGGTTACTGGAGATTTTATCATCAAACAAGACCATAAAAACAAATTATTGGTCATTAAAATTCCCGAATATGTTTAA
- a CDS encoding flagellar hook basal-body protein: MLDILNNEANAMKAYESALRMSAANLGNSTTVGYKALRYSFQSIFNKVVNMGSAASSTYGGTNPVQEGSSVALSSTKIDFTQGEIGSGGTMDVAINGSGFFIISEDEGRNFIYTRNGQFKFNNSGYLVDAGGRKVYGFKVDPSGNTDQSRLEPIKTDNLSKAGWQYQGVRGILVDDYFSNKNSEGQLSDSKPTFQLALTDFPNPEALLLANANGYRETPASGRPLNPTVSGEEGRGQILSGAVEKSNVSIIGETVDEAEIQRAMNASLTAMKMVNQQIQNVIQTIGS, translated from the coding sequence ATGCTGGATATTTTAAACAATGAAGCCAATGCTATGAAGGCATATGAATCAGCCTTACGCATGAGCGCGGCAAATTTGGGAAATTCAACGACCGTGGGGTATAAAGCACTACGTTATTCATTTCAAAGCATTTTCAACAAAGTCGTAAATATGGGGAGCGCTGCGTCATCAACTTACGGAGGAACAAACCCAGTTCAGGAGGGCTCAAGTGTTGCCCTGTCTTCAACGAAAATTGACTTCACTCAAGGAGAAATAGGAAGTGGCGGGACCATGGATGTAGCTATAAATGGTTCTGGTTTTTTTATTATTTCAGAGGATGAAGGCCGCAACTTTATATATACCAGAAACGGTCAGTTCAAATTTAATAACAGCGGCTATTTGGTAGATGCTGGCGGACGAAAAGTTTACGGGTTCAAAGTTGATCCCAGCGGAAACACTGACCAGAGCAGGCTGGAGCCTATCAAAACAGATAATCTGTCTAAAGCTGGCTGGCAATATCAAGGTGTTCGTGGAATTCTGGTTGATGATTATTTTTCTAACAAAAACAGCGAAGGTCAACTGTCAGATAGCAAACCAACATTCCAGCTGGCCTTAACTGATTTTCCAAATCCTGAAGCGTTACTTTTGGCAAATGCTAATGGTTACAGAGAAACCCCGGCCTCAGGCAGACCATTAAATCCTACCGTTTCCGGGGAAGAGGGCAGGGGCCAGATCCTCTCAGGTGCAGTTGAAAAATCCAATGTTTCAATTATTGGGGAAACAGTGGATGAAGCAGAGATACAGCGGGCAATGAATGCCTCACTGACAGCCATGAAGATGGTTAACCAACAGATTCAAAATGTAATCCAAACTATAGGCAGCTAA
- a CDS encoding MotA/TolQ/ExbB proton channel family protein: MEWNVILAPVVMFLIVFIGVPELIHNPQNYFHVPAGMIVLGGCVFSIIFGTKFKNLKSYFKSMTFIMIPQKKMDPQDAIKLIVDLSRISLESGKASLMTEIEKIKDPFIQYGITLVVERFQEPFIRAALYNSIEEMQERHNILITVNKNTSVVAPVAGMVGTVIGLIQVLRNMADPSQLGRAMALGLIATFYGGFFSGMIFNPIAQKLRIMSDEEASLKRMMAEGILFIAKGEVPIKVEKYLLSYLNFSDIGKSTKAN, encoded by the coding sequence ATGGAATGGAATGTCATTTTAGCGCCTGTTGTCATGTTTTTAATTGTATTTATCGGCGTGCCGGAGTTAATACATAATCCCCAGAATTATTTCCATGTACCTGCTGGCATGATAGTCTTGGGGGGTTGTGTTTTCTCTATCATTTTCGGAACGAAATTTAAAAACCTGAAATCATATTTTAAATCAATGACTTTTATTATGATTCCCCAAAAAAAGATGGATCCGCAGGACGCAATTAAGTTAATTGTGGATTTATCAAGAATTTCGCTGGAGAGCGGAAAAGCATCCTTAATGACAGAGATAGAAAAAATTAAAGACCCTTTCATTCAATATGGGATAACGCTTGTTGTAGAAAGATTTCAGGAACCGTTTATCCGAGCGGCCCTTTATAACAGTATAGAAGAGATGCAGGAGAGGCATAATATTCTGATAACGGTTAATAAAAACACCTCAGTTGTTGCACCGGTTGCAGGCATGGTAGGTACGGTTATCGGGTTGATACAGGTTCTAAGGAACATGGCCGATCCATCTCAGCTGGGGCGAGCCATGGCGCTTGGTCTTATCGCTACATTTTACGGAGGATTTTTTTCAGGGATGATTTTTAATCCGATAGCCCAGAAACTCAGAATCATGAGCGATGAGGAGGCCAGCCTTAAGCGAATGATGGCTGAAGGAATATTGTTCATAGCAAAAGGAGAAGTACCTATAAAAGTTGAAAAATATTTATTAAGTTACCTCAACTTTTCAGATATTGGTAAAAGTACAAAAGCAAACTAA
- the ychF gene encoding redox-regulated ATPase YchF, producing the protein MGFSLGIVGLPNVGKSTLFNALTSCNAQASNYPFCTIDPNVGIVTVPDERLNVLAQLSKSKKIVQTSIEFVDIAGLVKGASQGEGLGNQFLSHIREVKAILQVVRCFEDQDIIHVHGRVDPKEDTDIINLELILADLATLEKRIGAIAKKAKSNDKEAIEQLDVFQKAKRVLEEGKPIRSLSWTERERELLKELSLLSEKPVIYVANVSEQDIKAGEKNYRVQALKEVADKEKAGMVIISSKIEAEISQLAEEENKEYLDALDIKEPGLNQLVKASYDLLGLITYLTSGEKETRAWTIKAGTKAPQAAGVIHTDFEKGFIKAEIVSYKDLVKAGSLAKARENGTLRLEGKEYVMRDGDVVEFKFNV; encoded by the coding sequence GTGGGTTTTTCTCTAGGTATAGTAGGATTACCCAATGTTGGGAAATCAACTCTTTTTAATGCTTTAACCAGCTGTAATGCTCAAGCCAGTAATTATCCCTTTTGCACAATCGATCCCAATGTGGGAATTGTAACAGTACCGGATGAACGACTAAATGTATTAGCTCAACTTTCCAAAAGCAAAAAAATTGTTCAAACAAGCATTGAATTCGTGGATATAGCAGGTCTGGTTAAAGGCGCTTCTCAGGGAGAAGGACTAGGCAATCAGTTTTTATCACACATAAGGGAGGTAAAAGCAATTTTGCAGGTTGTACGTTGTTTTGAGGACCAGGACATTATTCATGTGCATGGAAGGGTAGACCCAAAGGAAGACACCGATATCATTAATTTGGAGCTAATTCTGGCCGATCTGGCGACTCTGGAAAAGAGGATAGGAGCTATTGCCAAAAAAGCAAAAAGCAACGATAAAGAGGCTATAGAACAACTGGATGTTTTTCAAAAAGCAAAAAGGGTATTGGAGGAAGGTAAACCCATAAGGAGCTTGAGCTGGACCGAAAGGGAAAGAGAGCTTCTAAAAGAGTTGAGTTTATTATCGGAAAAGCCGGTTATCTATGTTGCCAATGTTAGTGAACAGGATATAAAGGCTGGAGAAAAAAATTATCGCGTGCAGGCCTTGAAAGAAGTTGCCGATAAAGAAAAGGCAGGGATGGTTATAATTTCTTCTAAGATTGAGGCTGAAATCAGTCAATTGGCAGAAGAAGAGAACAAAGAATATCTGGACGCCCTGGATATTAAAGAACCAGGATTAAATCAGTTGGTGAAGGCAAGTTATGATTTGTTGGGACTTATTACCTATTTAACCTCAGGCGAGAAAGAAACCAGGGCCTGGACCATAAAAGCCGGGACAAAAGCCCCACAAGCAGCCGGTGTAATTCATACAGATTTTGAAAAAGGTTTTATTAAAGCTGAAATTGTTAGTTACAAGGATCTGGTAAAAGCGGGTAGCCTGGCAAAAGCCAGAGAAAACGGCACCTTACGCTTAGAAGGAAAAGAATATGTTATGCGGGATGGGGATGTAGTAGAGTTTAAATTTAACGTATAA
- a CDS encoding KH domain-containing protein, with amino-acid sequence MKELVELITKALVDDPNSVEIKETTGESIIILEIKVGQDDIGKVIGKEGRIANAIRTVVKAAAAKHGKKVTVEIITK; translated from the coding sequence ATGAAAGAGTTAGTAGAATTAATCACAAAAGCATTGGTAGATGATCCGAATAGCGTCGAAATTAAAGAAACTACAGGAGAAAGCATAATAATTCTCGAAATTAAAGTCGGGCAAGATGATATTGGCAAAGTAATCGGTAAAGAGGGCAGAATCGCAAATGCAATAAGAACCGTTGTTAAAGCCGCTGCTGCTAAGCATGGCAAAAAAGTAACGGTTGAAATTATAACAAAGTAA
- a CDS encoding YlqD family protein, whose protein sequence is MVKTVTLKRTVTIKAIVTEDFKNYLSFELETAIKDLQNKIQEIDKQGQLLIESLKKEGASEQTKSIEQQLKLEKQQQLSVINDLKNRIAEAKNLQLESEFVQGTIDGFVAIKPGDNLYQKLGALEIIVKDGIIQEIKGDVEG, encoded by the coding sequence ATGGTAAAAACAGTTACTTTAAAACGTACGGTTACGATTAAGGCCATAGTTACTGAGGATTTTAAAAATTATCTTTCTTTTGAACTGGAAACAGCAATTAAAGACCTGCAAAATAAAATCCAGGAGATAGATAAACAGGGGCAATTATTAATTGAGTCTTTAAAAAAAGAAGGGGCTTCAGAACAAACAAAGTCCATAGAACAACAGCTCAAGCTGGAAAAACAGCAACAGCTTTCAGTAATCAATGATTTGAAAAATCGTATTGCTGAAGCAAAAAATTTACAGCTGGAATCTGAGTTTGTTCAGGGTACAATTGACGGTTTTGTGGCTATAAAGCCCGGAGATAATTTATATCAAAAACTCGGTGCCTTGGAAATTATTGTTAAAGACGGAATTATTCAAGAAATAAAAGGTGACGTGGAGGGATAA